The following DNA comes from Hyalangium ruber.
GACGATGCCACCGTGACCGCTGGGCACCGTGCCACACGTACACCCGGACACCGTGAACAGCACGAGCATCCCCCACAGTCGCTTCATGTGCCCCTCCTCGCTTTCGCGCCGGGACATTAAAAGCCGCAGGGCCCGCCCTCCACCGAATCAGGTGGAAGAACAGGCCCCGGAGTGCTGCGCAGGACGGTTGGAGGCGACTACTTGAGCGCCTCGGCGCCGGAGACGATCTCCATCAGCTCCTTGGTGATGACGGCCTGGCGCGTGCGGTTGTAGTGCAGCGAGAGGCTGGCGATCATGTCCGTGGCGTTGCTGGTGGCGTTCTCCATGGCGCTCATGCGGGCGCCGTGCTCGCTGGCCTGGCTCTCCAGCAGCGCGCGGTACAGCTTGATGGAGACGGCCTGGGGCACCAGCCGGTCCAGCACCTCGCGGCGGCCGGGCTCGTACTTGAAGTCCACCAGCGTCGGACCGGTGCCGGCCTTGGGAGCCGCCGGGGCCGCCGCGCCGGGCCCGAAGGTCTGCAGCGGCAGGATCTGCGTCAGGTTCACCTGCTGGCTGATGGCCGAGAGGAACTCGTTGTAGACGACGTAGACGGCATCCACCTCGCCATTGGTGAAGCTGGCGGTGAGCTCCTCGGCCACCTCGCGGGCGGCCAGGTAGTTCAGCCGCTGGTACAGGCCACCGAAGTCCTTGCGGATGTTCTGCCCGCGCTGGCGGAAGAAGTCGTGGCCCTTGCGGCCCACCGTGGAGAGCTGGATGCGCTCCAGCGAGCTGTTCTCGTAGATGTAGCGGCTGGCGCGGCGGATGACGTTGGAGTTGAAGCCACCGGCGAGGCCACGGTCCGAGGTGAGCACCACCACCTCCGCGCGGCGGATGGGGCGGGCCGTCAGCAGCGGGTGGGCGACCTCCTCCTCGGCCGAGCGGGCCGCGAGGTCGGCGATGATCTGGTCCAGCATCTGCGCGTAGGGACGCGCGGCGATGATGGCATCCTGCGCCTTGCGCAGCTTGGCGGCCGCCACCATCTTCATCGCCTTGGTGATCTGCCGCGTGTTCTTCACCGTGCGGATGCGCTTGCGAATGTCGCGAAGGGACGCCATGGGGGCCT
Coding sequences within:
- the atpG gene encoding ATP synthase F1 subunit gamma: MASLRDIRKRIRTVKNTRQITKAMKMVAAAKLRKAQDAIIAARPYAQMLDQIIADLAARSAEEEVAHPLLTARPIRRAEVVVLTSDRGLAGGFNSNVIRRASRYIYENSSLERIQLSTVGRKGHDFFRQRGQNIRKDFGGLYQRLNYLAAREVAEELTASFTNGEVDAVYVVYNEFLSAISQQVNLTQILPLQTFGPGAAAPAAPKAGTGPTLVDFKYEPGRREVLDRLVPQAVSIKLYRALLESQASEHGARMSAMENATSNATDMIASLSLHYNRTRQAVITKELMEIVSGAEALK